One Halalkalicoccus tibetensis genomic region harbors:
- a CDS encoding SDR family oxidoreductase → MDLQIEGNAALVTASSSGLGKASAKALAREGANVVINGRDEEQLEEAREEIEEVAEGEVVAQPGDLTDADDIETLVETTVEEFGGLDHLVTSAGGPPSGPFMETEEDEWYHAYDLLVMSVVRLVKAAAPHLEEDGGGTIVTITSRSVKEAIDSLVLSNSVRMSVIGLEKTLSQELAPEVRANAVLPGPHETARIQELVDQAVERGDYDSYEEGIDDWSDGIPLERIGDPIELGDTVAYLSSPLSGFVNGVSVPIDGGSGSSNL, encoded by the coding sequence ATGGATCTACAGATCGAGGGCAACGCGGCGCTCGTCACGGCGTCCTCAAGCGGGCTGGGGAAGGCCTCCGCGAAGGCGCTCGCGCGCGAGGGCGCGAACGTCGTGATCAACGGACGCGACGAGGAACAACTGGAGGAGGCCCGCGAGGAGATCGAGGAGGTGGCCGAGGGCGAGGTCGTCGCCCAGCCGGGCGACCTGACCGACGCCGACGACATCGAGACGCTGGTCGAGACCACGGTAGAGGAGTTCGGCGGGCTCGACCACCTCGTGACCAGCGCGGGCGGGCCGCCCAGCGGGCCGTTCATGGAGACCGAGGAGGACGAGTGGTATCACGCCTACGACCTGCTCGTGATGAGCGTCGTCCGCCTCGTGAAGGCGGCCGCCCCACATCTCGAGGAGGACGGCGGCGGCACGATCGTCACCATCACCTCCCGGAGCGTGAAGGAGGCGATCGACTCGCTGGTGCTCTCGAACTCGGTTCGGATGAGCGTCATCGGGCTCGAGAAGACCCTCTCCCAGGAGCTCGCGCCCGAGGTGCGCGCCAACGCGGTGTTACCGGGGCCCCACGAGACAGCGCGGATCCAGGAGTTGGTCGACCAGGCCGTCGAGCGGGGCGACTACGACTCCTACGAGGAGGGAATCGACGACTGGAGCGACGGCATTCCCCTCGAGCGGATCGGCGACCCCATCGAGCTCGGTGACACCGTCGCCTACCTCTCCTCGCCGCTTTCGGGCTTCGTCAACGGCGTCTCGGTGCCGATCGACGGCGGGTCGGGGAGTTCGAACCTATGA
- a CDS encoding cupin domain-containing protein: MKHVGFDDAESYEPEEGWGRRALAGSEKFTFEWFEKPPGHSSPMHDHENEQVCLCLEGELVVHTEEETVTLGEYDSVWLDAWESHRVENAGEERAVGLDVFAPGRSFDFWTDRE; this comes from the coding sequence ATGAAACACGTCGGGTTCGACGACGCCGAGAGCTACGAGCCCGAGGAGGGCTGGGGACGTCGGGCGCTCGCCGGCAGTGAGAAGTTCACCTTCGAGTGGTTCGAGAAGCCACCGGGCCACAGCTCGCCCATGCACGACCACGAGAACGAGCAGGTCTGCCTCTGTCTCGAGGGCGAGCTGGTCGTCCACACCGAGGAGGAGACGGTCACGCTGGGCGAGTACGACTCCGTCTGGCTCGACGCCTGGGAGTCCCACCGCGTCGAGAACGCGGGCGAGGAGCGTGCCGTCGGCCTCGACGTCTTCGCGCCGGGGCGCTCGTTCGACTTCTGGACAGACCGCGAATGA
- a CDS encoding fumarylacetoacetate hydrolase family protein, giving the protein MKYLARTQAGRALLGDEEGFVPLSAAGFERVSAALPAAAAGELPAPSELPVRRVPREGIAFGLPIALEALGKCWGIGLNYEEHAGDLDENRPEEPASFMKPKTAVTGPGGPVRLPPTAETDRVTAEAELGVLLGRTGSDVEEPDDAIAGYLPVIDMTAEDVLERNPRFLTRAKSFDTFLVLGPAIAVPDSPPEFGERRVATVRNGEVVAENRMANMLFSPRELAAFHSRVMTLEAGDLISTGTPGAGVISAGDGVRAEVEGIGSVDADVV; this is encoded by the coding sequence ATGAAGTATCTCGCACGCACCCAAGCGGGACGGGCGCTTCTGGGCGACGAGGAGGGGTTCGTCCCGCTGTCGGCCGCGGGGTTCGAGAGGGTTTCCGCGGCCCTCCCCGCCGCGGCGGCGGGCGAGCTTCCCGCCCCGAGCGAGCTCCCCGTTCGGCGCGTTCCCCGCGAGGGGATCGCGTTCGGGCTTCCGATCGCGCTGGAGGCGCTCGGGAAGTGCTGGGGGATCGGGCTGAACTACGAGGAGCACGCGGGCGACCTCGACGAGAATCGCCCGGAGGAGCCAGCGAGCTTCATGAAACCGAAAACGGCGGTGACGGGTCCCGGCGGTCCCGTTCGACTGCCGCCGACAGCGGAGACCGATCGGGTGACCGCCGAGGCCGAGCTCGGGGTCCTGCTCGGGCGGACCGGGAGCGACGTCGAGGAGCCCGACGACGCGATCGCGGGCTACCTGCCGGTGATCGACATGACCGCCGAGGACGTCCTCGAGCGCAACCCGCGCTTTCTCACGCGCGCGAAGAGCTTCGATACGTTCCTCGTGCTCGGGCCCGCGATCGCGGTCCCCGACTCGCCGCCCGAGTTCGGCGAACGGCGGGTCGCAACGGTGCGAAACGGCGAGGTCGTGGCCGAGAACCGGATGGCGAACATGCTGTTCTCGCCCCGCGAGCTCGCCGCCTTCCACTCGCGGGTGATGACGCTCGAGGCGGGGGATCTGATCTCGACTGGGACGCCCGGAGCGGGCGTCATCTCGGCGGGCGACGGGGTTCGCGCCGAGGTCGAAGGAATCGGGTCGGTCGACGCCGACGTCGTTTAA
- a CDS encoding DUF502 domain-containing protein, translated as MSEWKRDLGSGLVVLVPLLVTLYATGWLFLLIAGLPLVGVIEDPLARVAATIAVFALAVAVVGVATRTAGGALASGWLDTAINRVPILRVVYNASQIAVETAVSGDTDLKEPVKITTWMGARVTAFKTGKTTDDGRLLLFMPTAPNVTTGYVIEVEPETVELTDETVEEAMTRLLSAGFGDKNRPGGELAAPPADD; from the coding sequence ATGTCAGAGTGGAAGCGCGACCTGGGGAGCGGGCTCGTCGTCCTGGTGCCGCTCCTGGTGACGCTGTACGCGACCGGCTGGCTGTTCCTCCTCATCGCGGGGCTCCCGCTGGTCGGCGTGATCGAGGACCCCCTCGCTCGGGTCGCCGCCACCATCGCCGTCTTCGCCCTCGCGGTCGCGGTCGTCGGGGTGGCGACGCGCACCGCCGGGGGCGCGCTCGCGAGCGGCTGGCTCGACACGGCGATCAACCGCGTTCCGATCCTCCGGGTCGTCTACAACGCCTCCCAGATCGCCGTCGAAACGGCCGTCTCGGGCGACACCGACCTCAAGGAGCCCGTCAAAATCACCACCTGGATGGGCGCCCGCGTGACCGCGTTCAAGACCGGCAAGACGACCGACGACGGCCGCCTGCTCCTGTTCATGCCGACCGCCCCCAACGTCACGACGGGCTACGTGATCGAGGTTGAACCCGAGACCGTCGAGCTCACCGACGAGACCGTCGAGGAGGCGATGACGCGGCTGCTGAGCGCCGGCTTCGGGGACAAGAACCGGCCGGGCGGCGAACTTGCCGCCCCGCCCGCGGACGATTAA
- a CDS encoding DUF6360 family protein — MPDRIMKVNAYTTFDLLDGEAKGHGWTDEALAILNVTAPREDPDHVSLELELDNTDLENLPAHADSVTLSAEQARTLAADLEKQADRVDAASE, encoded by the coding sequence ATGCCCGACCGAATCATGAAGGTCAACGCCTACACGACGTTCGACCTGCTCGACGGCGAGGCGAAGGGCCACGGCTGGACGGACGAGGCGCTCGCGATCCTCAACGTCACCGCGCCCCGCGAGGACCCCGACCACGTCTCGCTCGAACTCGAACTCGACAACACCGACCTCGAGAACCTGCCCGCTCACGCCGATTCGGTGACGCTGTCGGCCGAGCAGGCCCGGACGCTCGCCGCCGATCTGGAGAAGCAGGCCGACCGGGTCGACGCGGCCAGCGAGTAA